Below is a window of Haloarcula laminariae DNA.
GGGCGCGACCGAGTGGAGCGCCCGCAGGGTCCGACCGGAGGGAGGACCCCTCTTCAGCGGGGGCGGTTGCTGTGAGTGTCGATCAGCCAACCGACCACCCGGCAGAGCGCAACGGTCGCTCGTTCTCTCGGCCTTCCGAGAGCGACCGTGCAGACTCCACAAACCACCGTCTGAGGCCGTCTAACCGGCAGGCTCTATCTGCCCCCCTCACGGAAGAGGACGGAGTCGCGTTACGCGAAGAGGTCCGCGACTGGGGCAACACCGACGGCCACCGGCCCGTCACCTGGGGAGCCGCTGTTCGCCGCTGGCGCACCTACATCGAGGAGGCCGACACGGACATCGTGCTACGGAACGACGCCACCGGCGAGTACTCGGCAGGCTCGGACCCGCACAGGTTCGCCGAGGAGTACAGCAACAAGCAGTATGCGAAGCTCAAGGACTTAGAACGTGGTTTGCGCCGGGACTACGGGAAACGGCTTCACACGGCCATGCTGTCGCTTACAGCGTCATCGACCGACGACGACGGCGACCCGCTCCCGCCCGTCGACCACCTGCACGAGCTCGACTCCAGCTGGGAGGCCGTCCGTCGAGAGCTGTCCAGACAGCTCACCGACCGCCGCTGGGAGTACCTCGCCATCCTCGAACCGCACGAGTCGGGCTACCTGCACATCCACATCGCGGTCTTCGTCGAGGGCGTCGTCACCCGCGACGAGTTCGCTCCCGTCATCGAGGCCCACCTTCGCAACTGCGACCAGGCCGGACGGGACGCGCACGACACCGCGGACGATTCGACCATCTCGATAAAGCGCGTCGGATTGGACAGGAGAGAGCTTCACGCGGCCGCTGAGGGCTTCGAGTACGGCGAATCCATCGGGAACCTCGGTACGTACCTCGCGGAGTACCTCGGGACGCACAGCGGCGACCCGCTCGATGCGCCGGACCACCAGCAGATGTCGAACGCCGTCCTGTGGTCCACCGGAAAACAGCGCTGGCGACCCTCACAGGGCGCCCAGTCGTACATGGCCAGTATCCGACCCGACGACGACGCCACGGCGTCGGAGTGGTCAGTTCATGGAGTCGTCCAGGGGACCGAGTTCATCCGCGTCGAAGAGCCGACCGGCGGCGTCGATAGGTTCGTCACGTCCACCCACCCACCCGGCT
It encodes the following:
- a CDS encoding rolling circle replication-associated protein, producing MSVDQPTDHPAERNGRSFSRPSESDRADSTNHRLRPSNRQALSAPLTEEDGVALREEVRDWGNTDGHRPVTWGAAVRRWRTYIEEADTDIVLRNDATGEYSAGSDPHRFAEEYSNKQYAKLKDLERGLRRDYGKRLHTAMLSLTASSTDDDGDPLPPVDHLHELDSSWEAVRRELSRQLTDRRWEYLAILEPHESGYLHIHIAVFVEGVVTRDEFAPVIEAHLRNCDQAGRDAHDTADDSTISIKRVGLDRRELHAAAEGFEYGESIGNLGTYLAEYLGTHSGDPLDAPDHQQMSNAVLWSTGKQRWRPSQGAQSYMASIRPDDDATASEWSVHGVVQGTEFIRVEEPTGGVDRFVTSTHPPG